Proteins co-encoded in one Deinococcota bacterium genomic window:
- a CDS encoding ABC transporter substrate-binding protein has translation MKKFALGCCLLLGLAPAAFAQDIPVCFQSKWFPQAQFAGYFVAQEKGFYAEEGLEVTILDGGNVNPSVQVASGNCDFGTDWIANMLVQREAGLELMQIAQIFQRSGYRLVALADSGIEEFGDLAGRRVGVWGFGNEFAAEVIFAAQDLSSNLDPTVTNPDVDTVVYAFDPALVFPDEVEVASAMTYNELNQIVGLGYGLGTLSVLDPADIGADLLEDLIFTTPSVLATDDFRGSGMSGREVAERFLRASIRGWQDAVSDRAEAVEIVLASCGDTCAGSGATQNPIIHQSWQMDRVAELVRPEEGTAIGAIDRESFERSVNLLLEVGLISEAVDFDEVVDASVYEAVAGE, from the coding sequence ATGAAAAAATTTGCTTTGGGATGCTGTCTGCTCTTGGGCCTCGCGCCCGCCGCCTTTGCCCAGGACATCCCGGTCTGCTTTCAGTCCAAGTGGTTTCCGCAGGCGCAGTTCGCAGGCTACTTCGTGGCGCAGGAAAAGGGCTTCTACGCCGAGGAGGGGCTCGAGGTCACCATCCTGGACGGCGGCAACGTCAACCCCTCGGTGCAGGTCGCTAGCGGCAACTGCGACTTCGGCACCGACTGGATCGCCAACATGCTGGTGCAGCGCGAGGCCGGGCTCGAGCTCATGCAGATCGCGCAGATCTTTCAGCGCTCGGGCTACCGGCTGGTCGCCCTGGCGGATTCCGGCATCGAGGAGTTCGGCGACTTAGCCGGACGGCGCGTCGGCGTCTGGGGCTTCGGCAACGAGTTCGCCGCCGAGGTCATCTTCGCCGCCCAGGACCTCTCCTCGAACCTCGACCCCACGGTCACCAACCCCGACGTGGACACCGTCGTCTACGCCTTTGATCCCGCCCTGGTCTTTCCCGACGAGGTCGAGGTGGCGAGCGCCATGACCTACAACGAGCTCAACCAGATCGTCGGCCTCGGCTACGGCCTGGGCACGCTCTCCGTCTTGGACCCCGCCGACATCGGCGCGGACCTCCTGGAGGACCTGATCTTCACCACGCCGAGCGTCCTGGCGACCGACGACTTCAGGGGCTCGGGGATGAGCGGCCGTGAGGTGGCCGAGCGCTTCCTGCGCGCCAGCATCCGCGGCTGGCAAGATGCGGTGAGCGACCGCGCCGAGGCCGTCGAGATCGTGCTCGCGTCCTGCGGCGACACCTGCGCGGGCTCGGGCGCGACGCAAAACCCTATCATCCACCAGAGCTGGCAGATGGACCGCGTGGCCGAGCTGGTCAGGCCCGAGGAGGGGACGGCCATCGGCGCCATCGACCGCGAGTCGTTCGAGCGCTCGGTGAATCTGCTCCTCGAGGTGGGGCTGATCAGTGAAGCCGTCGACTTTGACGAGGTGGTGGACGCATCCGTCTACGAGGCGGTGGCAGGAGAGTAG
- a CDS encoding type II toxin-antitoxin system VapC family toxin, with protein MRYLLDTHALAWAVSDPGRLSDEARALLRNPGNALLLSPASIWEMSIKHRAGKWPEVAPFMDEAHYARFSRRLGARELCISSAHARLAGGFSVAHKDPFDRLLAAQSMLEGVALISKDAALDAFPITRLW; from the coding sequence GTGCGCTATCTGCTCGACACGCACGCGCTGGCCTGGGCGGTGAGCGACCCCGGACGCCTGAGTGATGAAGCGCGTGCGCTCCTCAGGAACCCCGGCAATGCTCTTTTGTTGAGTCCTGCAAGCATCTGGGAGATGAGCATCAAGCACCGCGCGGGCAAGTGGCCCGAGGTCGCGCCCTTTATGGACGAGGCGCACTACGCACGGTTTAGCCGTCGTCTCGGCGCTCGGGAACTCTGTATCAGCAGCGCGCACGCCCGGCTCGCAGGCGGTTTCAGCGTCGCGCACAAAGACCCCTTCGACCGCTTGCTGGCTGCCCAGTCGATGCTCGAGGGCGTCGCGCTCATCAGCAAGGACGCCGCGCTCGACGCTTTTCCCATTACCCGCTTGTGGTGA
- a CDS encoding type II toxin-antitoxin system prevent-host-death family antitoxin has protein sequence MKTLQLHEAKARLSELIDAVQRGEEVIISRYGKPVAKLVGLGAPEQRELGFYPIRFESDLLEPTDDEVLRAFYGDDSGSES, from the coding sequence ATGAAAACGCTTCAGCTTCACGAGGCTAAAGCGCGCCTCTCGGAACTCATCGACGCGGTGCAGCGCGGCGAGGAAGTGATTATCTCCCGCTACGGCAAGCCCGTCGCCAAGCTTGTCGGCCTGGGCGCCCCTGAGCAGCGCGAGTTGGGCTTTTATCCTATTCGCTTTGAAAGCGACCTGCTCGAGCCGACCGACGACGAGGTGCTACGCGCTTTCTACGGCGACGACAGCGGCAGCGAGTCCTAG